The Streptomyces armeniacus genomic interval CCCGGGTGCGCTTGCAATGCGGATCGGCTGCCTCTTCAATGGCAGTCAGCGAAGGTGCGACCGACCAGTCGCACGACCACCTTTCGTTGCAATACGGGGGATCAGAGTGCAAGACGGCCTTTCCAGTCACGGGATAATCCACGTCCTCGGTGGTCCGGTCCAGCCTCAGACCGGGTGGCCCGGGAACCACGGTACGAGCGTGAGCACGAGCGCCGACCGCTCCGGTGCCGGCCTGACGCGGCGGGAGATGGCCGACGTGATGGCGCTCGCCCCGCCGGCGGTGGCCGCGGGCAAGCGCCTCGGTGCCCAGGTCGAGATCACCGCAGACGGACTGTGGGCGATGGCGCTCGGCGAAGGCATCGACCGCATGGGCGTCTCCGTGGAGACCGCCGCTCCGCATCTGGGCCTCTCCGAGTCCCGGCTGCTGCACTCCTCCGAGTGGCAGACGGTCCACACCGCACCCCGTAAGGAAAGGGGCAAGCTCGCCACCCGGATGTGGGTCCGCAAGGACGCCGCACTCCAACTCCTCGGCTACGGCCTGACGGTGGACCCCGGACGCATCGATGCGGGCCACCCCGGGGACCGCGGCCGGGTGCGGCTGGAGCACCCCGACGGTGTCGTCTCGTCGGTGCACGTCACGGACGTCCGGCTGAGCGACGACCACCTGTGCGCCATAGCGACGTGGTACCGCCCGGACGAGATCCGGTACTGGGGCGAGGACAGCGCCGAGGCCGGCTGGAGCCCGGCGATGGCGGGCTGGGCGGCCGTCTGACCGCGTCCGGCCGCAGCTGACCGCGCGTCGGTTGAACCGGCGCTTACGGCCGGTGCCTTACGCCGGTGCCTTACGGCCGGCGACTTGTGCGGGACGCGGGACCGACGCGCGTAGAGCCGATG includes:
- a CDS encoding 4-phosphopantetheinyl transferase family protein encodes the protein MSTSADRSGAGLTRREMADVMALAPPAVAAGKRLGAQVEITADGLWAMALGEGIDRMGVSVETAAPHLGLSESRLLHSSEWQTVHTAPRKERGKLATRMWVRKDAALQLLGYGLTVDPGRIDAGHPGDRGRVRLEHPDGVVSSVHVTDVRLSDDHLCAIATWYRPDEIRYWGEDSAEAGWSPAMAGWAAV